A section of the Pseudomonas fluorescens genome encodes:
- a CDS encoding heavy metal response regulator transcription factor, whose product MRILVVEDEPKTADYLHQGLSESGYVVDRAASGIDGLHLAGQHHYELVILDVNLPGKDGWQVLEELRRDTTLRVMMLTARGRLADKIKGLDMGADDYLVKPFEFPELLARVRTLLRRSEPIAMPEVFRVADLELDPRRHRAYRGTRRIDLTTKEFALLQVLMRQSGEVLTRTQIISLVWDMNFDCDTNVVEVSISRLRAKVDDQSDVKLIHTIRGVGYVLEARQ is encoded by the coding sequence ATGCGTATCCTTGTGGTTGAGGACGAACCAAAAACTGCCGACTACTTGCATCAAGGCTTGAGCGAGAGCGGTTATGTCGTCGATCGTGCCGCCAGCGGCATCGATGGCCTGCACCTGGCCGGGCAACACCATTACGAACTGGTGATCCTTGATGTGAACCTGCCTGGCAAGGATGGCTGGCAAGTTCTCGAAGAGCTGCGCCGCGACACCACCTTGCGGGTGATGATGCTCACCGCCCGTGGCCGCCTGGCCGACAAGATCAAGGGCCTGGACATGGGCGCCGATGACTACCTGGTCAAACCCTTTGAGTTTCCCGAGCTGCTGGCCCGGGTCCGCACATTGCTGCGGCGCAGCGAGCCGATCGCAATGCCGGAAGTTTTCCGGGTCGCGGACCTGGAGCTGGACCCGCGCCGCCATCGCGCATACCGGGGTACGCGGCGCATCGACCTGACCACCAAGGAGTTCGCGCTGCTGCAGGTGTTGATGCGCCAGAGCGGTGAAGTGCTGACCCGCACGCAGATTATCTCACTGGTCTGGGACATGAACTTCGACTGCGACACCAATGTGGTCGAGGTGTCGATCAGCCGGCTGCGGGCCAAGGTCGATGACCAGAGCGACGTCAAGTTGATCCATACCATTCGTGGCGTGGGTTACGTACTGGAAGCACGCCAATGA
- a CDS encoding heavy metal sensor histidine kinase, whose protein sequence is MRTGSLSMRLGLTVSLMGAGLVLLLATLAYLALTHELENLARKGLESKMEQIQHSLLQDLNPQDISARPHSLLDLVMGHDNFYLTIIGPAPSSAVLLSVGARPQKPLLLDFAARKTLSFLNWTDERDNQILSASSLMRLRTGESVRVLLSLNRSDDSAMLSAYLRSTVIALPLLLILIGIGAWWLVQRGLAPLQQFSGVAGKVTTQDLSHRLSIENLPRELSELARGINVMLDRLDAGVQQLSQFSDDLAHELRAPLTNLMGKAQVTLSRAREPHEYKLALESSTEELDRLARIVADMLFLAQVSHPAARASFTQVNLRDEAQRVMELFALSAEDKALSLNLVGDAWVQGDRLMIQRAISNLLSNAIRHSPHGSGIALQVDTRDQHVTLAVSNPGPGIEAQHLPHLFERFYRADNSRARTEGGTGLGLAIVRSIMSLHQGQAEVSSVPGDVTLFTLVFPYGGGLARD, encoded by the coding sequence ATGAGAACCGGCAGCTTATCCATGCGCCTGGGGCTGACCGTCAGCCTGATGGGCGCCGGCCTGGTACTGCTGCTGGCGACCCTGGCGTACCTGGCCCTTACCCATGAGCTGGAAAACCTCGCGCGCAAGGGCCTGGAAAGCAAGATGGAGCAGATCCAGCACAGCCTGCTCCAGGACCTCAACCCTCAAGACATCAGTGCCCGGCCCCATTCGCTGCTGGACCTGGTGATGGGCCACGATAATTTCTACCTGACCATCATCGGCCCCGCGCCGTCCAGTGCGGTGCTGCTGAGTGTCGGCGCCAGGCCCCAGAAGCCCCTGTTGCTGGACTTTGCCGCCCGTAAAACCCTGAGCTTTCTCAATTGGACCGATGAGCGCGACAATCAGATCCTCAGCGCATCGAGCCTGATGCGCCTGCGCACGGGGGAGAGCGTGCGGGTGTTGCTGTCCCTGAATCGCTCCGACGATTCGGCAATGCTCAGCGCCTACCTGCGCTCCACGGTGATTGCCCTTCCGCTGCTGCTGATCCTGATCGGCATCGGCGCCTGGTGGCTGGTGCAGCGAGGGCTGGCGCCATTGCAGCAATTCAGCGGCGTCGCCGGCAAAGTCACCACCCAGGACCTGAGCCACCGCCTGAGCATCGAGAATCTGCCCCGGGAACTCAGCGAGCTGGCCCGGGGCATCAACGTGATGCTCGATCGGCTGGATGCCGGTGTGCAGCAGTTGTCGCAATTCTCCGACGACCTGGCCCATGAGCTGCGCGCCCCCTTGACCAACCTGATGGGCAAGGCCCAGGTGACCCTGTCCCGCGCCCGTGAGCCGCACGAGTACAAACTGGCGCTGGAATCCAGCACCGAAGAGCTGGACCGTTTGGCGCGAATCGTCGCCGACATGCTGTTTCTCGCCCAGGTCAGCCATCCAGCCGCGCGGGCCTCGTTTACCCAAGTGAACCTGCGGGACGAAGCACAGCGGGTCATGGAGCTGTTTGCCTTGAGCGCCGAAGACAAAGCATTGAGCTTGAACCTGGTCGGCGACGCCTGGGTCCAGGGTGACCGGCTGATGATCCAGCGGGCCATTTCCAACCTGCTGTCCAACGCAATCCGCCACAGCCCACACGGCTCCGGCATTGCTTTGCAGGTCGACACCCGTGACCAGCATGTAACACTGGCCGTGAGCAACCCGGGCCCGGGGATTGAAGCGCAACACCTGCCGCACCTGTTCGAGCGCTTCTACCGCGCCGACAACAGCCGCGCCCGTACCGAAGGCGGCACCGGGCTCGGGCTGGCGATCGTGCGTTCGATCATGAGCCTGCACCAGGGCCAGGCTGAGGTCAGTAGTGTTCCGGGTGACGTTACCTTGTTCACGTTGGTCTTCCCCTATGGGGGCGGGCTTGCCCGCGATTGA